In Entelurus aequoreus isolate RoL-2023_Sb linkage group LG02, RoL_Eaeq_v1.1, whole genome shotgun sequence, one genomic interval encodes:
- the LOC133630435 gene encoding gastrula zinc finger protein XlCGF49.1-like isoform X1 has product MRKMRHKGKLRTIIFISTSDSEDGQQQERNSRVEAERPQPPHIKKEEEEEGISQEGEPREGLEELPVIGVSVKSESESEVEPPSSSSDSKNEATRRPDDTHFECDQCYKTFLDHKKLKSHMICHTEEKLFMCSICGTRFFRKAHLTTHTRIHTGEKPFTCSVCGKSYKRNYDVKIHMRTHTGEKPFTCSICGRGFSLKPNLKTHLRLHTGEKPFSCLACGSGFAHNIQLQKHMRKHAEDK; this is encoded by the exons ATGAG GAAGATGAGGCACAAAGGAAAACTGAGAACGATTATTTTCATTTCTACTTCAG ACAGTGAAGATGGTCAGCAGCAGGAGCGCAACTCCAGGGTGGAGGCAGAGAGGccgcagcccccccacattaaaaaggaagaagaagaagaaggtattAGTCAGGAGGGAGAGCCTCGTGAAGGACTGGAGGAGTTGCCAGTGATTGGTGTCTCTGTGaagagtgaaagtgaaagtgaggtggagcctccaagcagcagctcggACTCTAAAAACGAGGCAACGCGTCGCCCTGACGACACACACTTTGAGTGCGACCAGTGTTACAAAACCTTTCTCGACCACAAGAAACTGAAGTCACACATGATCTGTCACACGGAAGAGAAACTATTCATGTGCTCAATTTGTGGCACGCGATTCTTTCGAAAGGCACACTTGACAACACAcacaagaatacacactggagagaaaccgttCACATGTTCAGTGTGCGGTAAAAGCTACAAACGCAATTACGAcgtgaaaatacacatgagaacgcacaccggGGAAAAACCCTTTACTTGTTCAATTTGCGGTCGAGGCTTCTCTCTCAAGCCCAATTTGAAAACGCACCTCAGGCTACACaccggagagaaacctttttcctGCCTGGCCTGTGGTTCAGGCTTCGCACACAACATTCAGTTGCAAAAACACATGAGGAAACACGCAGAAGACAAATAA
- the LOC133630435 gene encoding gastrula zinc finger protein XlCGF49.1-like isoform X2, which translates to MRHKGKLRTIIFISTSDSEDGQQQERNSRVEAERPQPPHIKKEEEEEGISQEGEPREGLEELPVIGVSVKSESESEVEPPSSSSDSKNEATRRPDDTHFECDQCYKTFLDHKKLKSHMICHTEEKLFMCSICGTRFFRKAHLTTHTRIHTGEKPFTCSVCGKSYKRNYDVKIHMRTHTGEKPFTCSICGRGFSLKPNLKTHLRLHTGEKPFSCLACGSGFAHNIQLQKHMRKHAEDK; encoded by the exons ATGAGGCACAAAGGAAAACTGAGAACGATTATTTTCATTTCTACTTCAG ACAGTGAAGATGGTCAGCAGCAGGAGCGCAACTCCAGGGTGGAGGCAGAGAGGccgcagcccccccacattaaaaaggaagaagaagaagaaggtattAGTCAGGAGGGAGAGCCTCGTGAAGGACTGGAGGAGTTGCCAGTGATTGGTGTCTCTGTGaagagtgaaagtgaaagtgaggtggagcctccaagcagcagctcggACTCTAAAAACGAGGCAACGCGTCGCCCTGACGACACACACTTTGAGTGCGACCAGTGTTACAAAACCTTTCTCGACCACAAGAAACTGAAGTCACACATGATCTGTCACACGGAAGAGAAACTATTCATGTGCTCAATTTGTGGCACGCGATTCTTTCGAAAGGCACACTTGACAACACAcacaagaatacacactggagagaaaccgttCACATGTTCAGTGTGCGGTAAAAGCTACAAACGCAATTACGAcgtgaaaatacacatgagaacgcacaccggGGAAAAACCCTTTACTTGTTCAATTTGCGGTCGAGGCTTCTCTCTCAAGCCCAATTTGAAAACGCACCTCAGGCTACACaccggagagaaacctttttcctGCCTGGCCTGTGGTTCAGGCTTCGCACACAACATTCAGTTGCAAAAACACATGAGGAAACACGCAGAAGACAAATAA